A region of the Artemia franciscana chromosome 19, ASM3288406v1, whole genome shotgun sequence genome:
AAGTATTATTTCGAAACAGACCGTTTATGAACGGGTTCTGTTCCACTCAGCGTAAGTGCGTCACGTTAGAGTTGCCTAGAATCCTCCGGATGAACAAAAATGATTTccttacaaaaatttatttgtaaggAACTGTTTTTTCCAAAGGCTGATtgaatactgaaaagaaaaggaaaagaagaaatCTTTGACAGTGAATTATAAATTAGCCAAAAACAATAGAATCTAGTAAATgttataaaacaataagaaattggAAAAACCGAGGAGCTATTCCCCCCTTCAATaatgtgaagaaaaaattattatatcccatgccccttgactaccTAGATATGGAcctctttacccccccccccccaataaaaatgctgaagATTCTCCCCTGAGGATAAGAAATACATAAGATGCAAACATCATACAAAACGAAATGGAAAAATAGGTGCaaccccctccccgaaaaaagATAATAGTAAACAcacatataaattaaatattcctTCATGTACAATATTAAACAGACCATGACCCAATCTGCACCCATGACCCCCTCTCTTGTATTTACTACGCATGATCACAATATTGCTATGGTTAAGATAGGAAATGAGGTATGTAGATGATTTGGTATTGagtcaggagttaagcagggctgCGTTTTATACTTGTTATATAGATTACGTTATCAACTGAAAATAACCTGGTTTTTGTGAAAAATCGCGTCATAATTTAATCATAtgtctttttactcttaaaaaagtatCCAGAAATTCAGTTTCAATCCAATGATCCTCCTCTAAAGTTTTCATTGACCACGCCTTCTATACAAACTGACcgggagaaaaaataaataaggcaTGAAAGACACATAATTGTCTTTTCGGTTGTTCCCGCAACCAAACAACTCGTCCTGCATCTTTGGTTGCTCCGCAACTAAAGTGGTGCGGAAACAGCACTTTGGTTTTATCTTGTTTGTctatctttttttcatattccacCGGTTACAATGCTCTTCCGAGGTTTTTGTCGGAAAGTATATACACTTGCCAGATTAACTGATtggtttattatattttggaaagctgcGTACTATCCCTGAGTGGGctttttttgcttgtccttgaggtCGAGCTCACAGTATATGAGCTGAAGTAAGATAAGATAtgatttattcatcatgaaatacacatacaatattacattttactattccttCAAAGGCTCTTTGACCTATAAATAAGGGGGAAGAtaaacgagtcacttactcagagaagaagaaaaaaatcaaaataattacttACTCACcaagagaagagcaaaaaggagaagaaaagaaaatataaataaaataaaaactatagaaaacaaaaccaaatagactaatagattgaatagactaaattaattaagtagatcagtagattaaatagactctaatgaaataataataaatatatatatatatatatatatatatatatatatatatatatatatatatatatatatatatatatatatatatatatatatatatatatatatatatatatgaaaaaaaaagtggagtTTTATAGTCTGTTTCAGGGAAGACTATAAAATCCTGCTTGTTCACACTAAATTTCCCGCATtcgattgaaatttgatgtaAGGGTACTGGTAGCCAAGGAGCTACAGGAGCTAAATTTCTGAAGTTGAGCATTGGAGCCCAGACACTAGTAGGCTTCTAAGATTCATTGTTCGGGGAATTTTTCTTGATTAGAGAGCTACTTGTAAGCAAGAATTGTAAAGTAAGCTCGTCTCGGGGACgagcagtggcgtaatttcgtcaaaaacCTGGGAGGGGgacaaagttggagccaattctCTCAATTCAAGTgaaaatatactaaagaaaactgacccattCCTGTGGaggcttgaattatgcaggcttatgctagttttgacaagatttttgaagaaacaaaatttcagtTAGGGGAGAGACAAACTGGGGCCTGTTAGGGGGGATAATGGCATTCCCCCCCACCTCTGCTCCATAGAAAGTTAGGCCCTGACCAAAAGTCTGCTGCAACAGCCTATCTATTTTCTTGCGAAAATATGATTTCTTGCGGTTCAAAGTGGAACCTTCGCTGCTTGCTTAATGCTTTAAACTGTTTCCATAGAAACGGAAGTTGTTATTTGTCTATTGTGAATAAACCAAAATGGTGAAGCCTACTAAACGTAACCAAAGACTAGTTAAAAAAATCACCGAAGCATTTGAAATATTCGAAGTTAATGGTACAAAGACAGTTGATATACGAGAAGTAGGAACAATAATAAGATCTCTAGGTAAAAATCAGACTGTTCATTTCTAATGAATTTAAAACACAGAGTACTGGTTTGCTTTTCTCGCATCTTTTCTTCCATTGTGTCACTTGCTTTCATTTAACTTTCTTCTTATTTAACCATTGCCTCACGCCGATGAATCACTATTTTTACTCGCGGTGTCACATCCACGAGTAGAACATTGATTAAATCAGACAAAGCCGCATCGAGGGGTGGGGGCTACGATGGTtgcccccctaaaaaaatttctgcCTCGCAAAGactaaacaaaatacatataaacaaaaaaattaatgcatttttttcaaaccacCCCACCCCGAACAAAAATTCCTGGATACACTCCTGGGAGCAGACCTCGGACTTTGGTATAGAGGAGGGGGAGCATTGCTGAATTTTGACGTTGTTTTTTGCTGACATGCTCATAGACTCGAACTTTAATCTGTTTTCTTTGCTTGACGGGCGGGAGGGGTGAGAGGGGCTGTTTTCCTTAGTATTCTCCTCCCACAGTGCGGCTTTCCTTTGAATAAATCTCTTTTTGCCTAGTTGTTGGCTCGTGTTTCTGCACCATTGTTTTTACCGTTGGCTTCATATGCAAAATTAGAACAATGGGTTACGGGCAAATCCAGAAATTAAGGAAGAAAGTGAGAGGGGTGATATTTTTGCTGATCTTGTTTTACTCCCCAAATCCTTATGCTAGAATATTAGATTCGTTTTTATGCTTTATATAGGGACTTGAATGATCAGCTTGTTGTATTTTTAACGTTTAcgtctaatttttcttctggtaaaatgaagaaaaagacattagcagataaataaataaagtttttattgaagtGATTTTCTACCTAGACGAGTTTTGTACCCAGAAGAATCACGTTAGTTGTATGAGACTTAGACCTTAGATCTTCCAAAGGTATTGATGGCACAGAGGGCGTCGGCGAAGCCTCTCAACTTGTTCAGAAGTTTTGCCGCAGCGGTTACGTCTTCCCACTTCATTATTAGGGATGTATACAGTCAGGGATGTAAAGCTATCACTCACACCCTAGTCATTGTTGATCCTATCATTGCAGGTCTATTCCCCTCAGAAGCCGATCTGCTGCACGTCGTATCAGAAATGGAAGAGACTGCTGAGATGACTACGGGGACAGTCACATTTGAGAAGTTCCTGCCATCTGTTTATGATATGCTCattcaaaaaaagtaagtatTGCGCTAATGTATCAAATAATCATCAATTCTGGTCACGAGTTAGGATAGATCTTTTGGGTCATAATGCTGCCTCCAACTGAATCCACTAGATCTCTAGACTCAAAGAgttaatttaaaagtaaaaggtaaaaaaaaattgaacgaTGTGAAGCTAGATCGAATTATCCCTCATATGCTTTTGTTCGATATTTTTTCGCTAAAATATGAATATTTAAACTCCAACCTAAAACAAAAGCAAACCGATCATCAGTCTgcatgcaaatatttttgttcttagTTGCGTCTGACCTTTACCCCTCGCATTTGGGAACAACCTGATTCTTTTGGGGCCCCAGATGGATGATGAAAACCTCAATCTTTGGCATTCTGCCATCCTTCACCCGCAATTCGTGTCTAGCCATCTTAACCATCCTTTCACTATTCCCCTTtcattcttttgtttcttttattatagaatCAATACCTTTCATTTCTTAGCCCTTAATTAtaatcctttattttgtttcaattatagccctttcatttttttcgtttattttattatagaaaaacCCTTTCATTGTATAGcccttaatttaatttcaattatagcactttcatttttttattgtagaatCAGATCCTTGCATTTTATAGCCCTCAATTATAGCcctttatttcatttcaatcatggctctttcagttttttttgtacaacTTGTTGTTTGGCATACGGCCAGTCAAATGGATGTCACTATCTTTAGAtagtttttctgaaaaacatttAACAGATCTTCTTAGCCTTTCGAATTGCTCATGTTTCTGAACCATACTTGACAGATCTTCTTAGCCTATCATACTTAACAtattaagtatatacttatCATATTATATTATCATATTAAGATCATACTTATCATATTAACTTATTAATATATCATATTATAACTTATAagttataagtatataagttaTAACTTATAAGTTATCATATTATAACTTATCATATTAAGATCATACTTAACAGATCTTCTTAGCCTTTCGAATTGCTCATGTTTctgaaccatacttgaccagtGCAGTGACCGTTGCTTCAGATATCCAATTTTCAACTCACACACTTATATTATTCTTTAtcttattctttattttatccCATTCTtccaagtttttccaactgtgGAAAAAACATTCTTTACCCCTGGGTATTCTACTTTTTGCATCTTCACTGCATCCGGCATCTTTACTAAGGATACTGACAGGGTAAATGAAGCTATCTACTTGATCGATTTTCTCGGAACCAAACACCACTCTCATTTATTCATAGTCTAAGCGACTTTGtcttctaaaattaattttcaacccTTTTTTTGTTCCCAGAATTTtcaaaaccaagtaaaaattcatttattccGCTAGCATTTTTaccttcaatttttattaatctGATTAATGATGATAAATTTCCATTAATGAcattatatatcaaaaattcgttttattttcgTTAGTTCTTTCTAAGGAATGTTTAAGACACATAGTATTCAATAAAGCGCAAATGCAAAATATGCTTTAGACTTTTAAGgttagaggagggggaagggggcagtaaCCAAACTCCTTTTTATAGTgattttaattcgttttaagttttacctaatacattcaatttaattttgattcgttttaagatttgtttattcatttatattagtacctgttatCTGTATGATTGCTATGATTGTGCTGTCCACCTTTTTGTGATCTTTTTGTGCCAATCTGCATAATTTTGTTGCCTTCTGACGGACATAGATCCACCGTCTTATTATatgatttatattatattatatattgtttCAACTGCATCTTTGtaactaaatatattttttggttattattaaaaCAAGCACCtgcacttttaaatttaaacaccaAGTTGTTCTCAAAATATCACGGGTGTGATATTTCGACAACCAAGACAaacatattgtatttttttcacattAACGCCCTTCCTCAATTAAAGGTTAAAATCCCCTTTACttctctccccccaaaaaagaaaactctGTGAAAGCTTGCCCAAGGGACAGTGGGGGTCGTGTTATTCCCAAAGGCATGCTTAGTTTGATTTAATCGGGTAAGCGTGTCGTTTTCTAAGCTTTTTTCTCTTGCGAAGCTCTGCGAATCTTGGCCTGGCGAACGATCCATAGGAGCTAGcaattaatttctatttgttttaggcgtcatttattctttaattgtaatttctggtcattttgagtttgaattgttATAGGAACTTATTACTGtcggtcttaagtttaatatggctctttacattctcttggaaaaacttcttttttggaaaatttcttttaattaattccttGAAATGTCATCATAAACTGGTTTGCAGAGCACAATTTGAGCACACTCAAGTCATCTGCATTATAAATTCTAGGAGGTTTTTACCTTATCGTTTGATGCAAAGTTCTCCCAGAGCTTTGACGTGTTTCTTAGGAttaagtccatcaaaataatcttcATAGTCAGGAGTAGGATACACCTCTGCCTTGCTCTTGATTCCACGCAACTTCACTTCTTACCTTGACCATAGAGATTTTATTCTCGAATATAGTCCTAACCACTTTAGTGTACATATTTAGTATGCAGCGAATGTCTGTTcacaatctataaaactaaaaccaaatgATTAATGACTCGGAGACTTCTCAAATACTAATTTAAGAATGAGAATTGACCGTCGCATCCTTTTCCCTTCCTGTAACAACACCGTTCGTCTCGAAAAACTTAGCTCCAGCATCTATCAGTCCAAAAATCATCATCACGCATTCACGCTAAGTAATTTTTACTCTATTTGTGCAGCCATCATAATCATATTTCAAAATTCGTTTACTGCGCCGACTATAAGCAAGATcgtttttattccttttattaCTGTCTCTAACTCCTCTTCGTAAAATAAATCTTACTTCACCTCCAACTGCTATAAAGAGCTAAATTCCTTATATATGCTACATAAAGGATTAAATAAACTTACTAGAAAGGTATAATTCAGGTATTTTATAGACTAAAAGTTTAAGAGCAGCGTTCCTACGAAACTCTCTCATATGCcttgaatatttaaattattttgacccCCTTCCTCATCTTTTATGAAttgaaatggaatagttgtgggcatcaagtcatggctaattgtagaaaaagccaagatagatagtccaactgagtgagaagcaaacttggcattaattccccccttattaggattgtataaaatgaTGTTAAATCATTTGCTAATAgatatctattatccgtccatgcattattgctagggcagtagaaccaaggtagacaGTTATAGAGCTAAGTATTAAAATATTTCGGATGGACTCAACAAACTGAGCCGACACTCAGGCCGCAAGGGTTCAGTGCTTCAATGCTTTGAACTTTGAAAGGAGAAATATGGTctttcaaccaaaaaattctaCATATTGTCTCtactcgtttttctttttttttatagatttcaaCCAGCAAGTGAAGACCAGCTAATCAAGGCTTTCCAAGCTCTGGATAAAACAAGCCGAGGCTCTTTAACTCGCGAGGAGTTGGAAGGGTACTTAACTGGGTGCGGAGAGCCTTTTGCTACCGAAGAAGTAGAAGAAATGATCGCTGCTGGACTAGATGGACAAACTGCTGAATTAGACTACaaaagttttgttaaaaatatggttcctttatgaaacttaaaactgaaaagcaaatctcttcaacaaaaaaaagaatgatttgaatttttgaatgaCTTGGATGTAAGTTTGGTCatcatattgaattttttttatatgctaCAACCAAATAGATGTTCGAAATATATGAGTTTAAATATCCCATTTTTATTAAAGCATAAACAACACTTCAGGGATTTGGGGGAAACAGATTAAAAATAGGAACAAATTGATAATGAATTggttaattataaatattacttttttctttcgGGTAGTTTGAGTGATTTCAGAGGAAAACTGGATTATAAGAGAGTGAAAGGAGGAATAAATGGATAAAACTAGTGCCATTAGATCAATAAGCTCAAATTTCCTCAGATAACCACGTTGAAGAAAGTCTAACACTATTCCTGAAATGTGCACTCATCAGGTTTTTCTTTCTGACTCCTCTATAATAATCACAGTTGTCTTAGCCTCAGATTTATAATTAGCAACCTGAAAAATCCTTGGATACCTGACCTGTATGCTTAATTTTTGTGATATTGAAGTTTCATGCTCCAAAAGTAGTTCTAGATATTTAACTAAAAAGCTCATCAGCCCTTAAAACAAagtttggttgaaattagataATATATGCTAAAAATGTTAATATTgcttagaaatattttagaaataaaacaaGCCGTCGAGACGTGGGCAGTCGGTTGACAACCCATTTTCCAGGGTTGTGCTGTAATGCAGAATCAACTATTGTAATAATATTCCCATTCCCATTCTGATAGTTTCCAGTTTTAAGGGCCCTCTCCTCCAATTCTTAGCTCATTTTCTGATGAGGAACAAGGTGTCACTATGAAGGTCACTTTAAGGGTTCACAGTAAAACTCTCAGATTCATCAATTAGTATATTTGAAAAGTGCATAAAAATACGCATAGAATTGTATCAAGAATTGTTTAagtaatgttaaaaaaattaatatttacctTTACTGTGCAAACCGTGTTAGGGTTTCAAATAGCCATTGAAGAAAACTTAGTAGAATAGTACTTTATTAACAAGCAAACTCtcacaacataaaaaaactacCGAAGTTGTTGCTATCTGTCAGCTAgcgtgatatatatatatatatatatatatatatatatatatatatatatatatatatatatatatatatatatatatatatatatatatatatatatatatatatatatatatatatatatatatatatatatatatatatatattctttatggttgattgtgtatggctatgctgtttgacctatgcgGTTGTATGGaagagtagggttaaggcctcattcaagtgctggtctatattaatcactaatttagggaAACaattttccctttctccttctatctcctttttacctatgtggttgtatggatgagtagggctgaggcctcattcaagtgctggtctatattaatcactaatttaggaaaacagttttccctttctccttctatctccttttttttttttttaatgtgtttgtgctgttgcattgatgatttctcttttcgttatatatatatatatatatatatataaatatatatatatatatatatatatatatatatatatatatatatatatatatatatatatatatatatatatatatataaccataAGTACATAAATACAATATATAGATATAGCCTACAGCAATGAGCCCAACTggcttgtcaaataaaaatgagtacATAAGTACAGAcgtacataagtaaaaaaaaacttgggtcGATTCCCACTTGATATATTACCGTGCTAAATCTCACTTAGCTGTAGAGCACGTTGTTCTTCGTCTTTGCTGTTAGTTTCAAAGTCAATCGACATTAGATTGAAGTCAAAATTACGAAAGAGTTCACAACACTCCTTGCGATGTTTGTGTCTTTTACTTAAACGCAATAAGTCAGGTCattagactaaaaaaaaaggaaaatcagtcAGGAACATGAAATTTCTTAAAGTAACCaggacaacaaaataaaaaaaattccttggaTCCATCTTAGGATAATTCATGcctgaaaattaattttctcaAATCTTGCTTTTGGTTGTTTGAACGTTATCTAGTTTTTAgggtaattttatatttttgtcactgTTTCCAAGCTGAAGCGTAGAGttgaataagcaaaactaacGAGTAAAATCTTTCTCGTGCGTAGAAATACAAACATTAACAATATGTTTTTTGTTACGCATAGAATTGCTTATTGCCCAAAAACAACTACGCCTTCaaataaaagcaattttttaagCTATTTGATTACATTTGTTTCTGACCCcccaagtttctttttatttaatttggcaCTCTATTACCCAAAAAATAATAGCTACTGCATATGGaggtcattttcattaaaaatcgaAATTTCGATTCATATGAGACTTCGTTTTCACTCTCCTTTTACTTTGAAGACAGATACAACACATAGCGAAACATTTCTAGC
Encoded here:
- the LOC136039502 gene encoding dynein regulatory complex protein 8-like, with the protein product MVKPTKRNQRLVKKITEAFEIFEVNGTKTVDIREVGTIIRSLGLFPSEADLLHVVSEMEETAEMTTGTVTFEKFLPSVYDMLIQKKFQPASEDQLIKAFQALDKTSRGSLTREELEGYLTGCGEPFATEEVEEMIAAGLDGQTAELDYKSFVKNMVPL